From the Gammaproteobacteria bacterium genome, the window CTCGATGAAGGTGGCGCCGATGCGCCGGAAGAGGTCCAGGTAGCCCCGCTCCCGGCAGTACTCGCGCACATCGGTCGAGCCGCACTGGATGAAGCACTCCACGTCCGGGTGCACGCCCAGTCCCCAGCGGTCGTGCATCTCGCTGAAGACACGGGCGTACATGTCCATGTCCTCCTTCTTGCCCGCCGTGCACGACCCCGCGTAGGCGATGTCGATGCGGATGCGGTCGGGCTCGAGGTCGTCGAGCGGCACCCCGTTGCCGGGGTCGTTGGGGAGCGCCGCCATGGGCTGGATGTCGGACGCGTCGATCTCGATCACGCGGACGTAGTTGGCGCCGGGGTCGCTGTGCATGTCGCGCGCCAGTGCCTCCGCCCGCTCCCGCTCCATCCCGCGCTCGGCGACCAGATATTCGACCGATCGCCCGTCCGCCGCGACCAGCCCGGTGAACGCGCCCACCTCCGCGGCCATGTTGGTCATGGTCGCACGCTCGTCCACGGGGAGAGCCTCCACGGCCGGCCCCGCGTACTCGATGATCTGCCCGATCGCATGGCCATCGCGGATGTAGGGGTGGCGCAGGATCTCGAGCATGTAGTCCTTGGCCGTCACCCCCTCGGCGGGCGTCCCCGAGATCTCGACCTTGAAGGAGGGCGGGACCTGCACGCGCACGTCCCTGGTGATCCAGGAGTTGAAGATGGCCGTCGTGCCGACCCCGAACGCCAGCGCCCCGATCGCGCCTGCGTGGGGCGTGTGCGAGTCCGAGCCGATGATGAGCATCCCCGGCTCCGCGTAGTCCTCCAGGATCTTGGAGTGGCAGATGGCGACCGATCCCATCCGGTGGCCCATCTGCTCCCCGTAGAGCCGGATGCCCTGTTTCTCCGCGAACTCGCGCTGCTTCACCTCGAGCTGGTTGGCGACCTCGAGCAGCCCCTCCTCGATGCGCTCCTGGCTCATCGCCTTGTGCAGGAAGGTCAGATGGTCGCGGAAGAAGAGGACGCTGTCCGGGTCCCGCACCCTGCCTGCGGGCCCCATCTTCTGCTCGAAGAAGATGGCCGCCATGGGGGTCACGTACTCGTGCGAGAAGCGGATGTCGGTGCGGAAGAAGCCGGCCTCGCCCGGGGTGACCGCGTCGACGCCGACTTGGCCCCCTGCCGGATCGACCACCCAGTGGCGGGCGAAGATCTTCTCCGCGAGGGTCATCGGGGGGCTTGCGCCCGAAGCGCCGGGGTCGGCCGAAGGCGCAGGCACCGTCGCCCTGCCCTGCATGCGGGCCACGTTGAACTCGAACAGCCCGCCGTACTCGATGATCTGGCGGGTGATATCGTCCTTGCCGCGCGTGAACTCCTCGAGCCGCAGCGGCTCGCCCCGCGCGATGCGCTCCGCCACGCCGAAGTCGGTAGTGGTCAATACCCCCAGGTTCTGGCAGTTCTCGTTGTAGATGCGCTCGATGCTCTCGCTGACGACGACCCGGATGCCGGCCATCAGCTCTGCGTACGGGCTCTGTTCCCGGCTGGAGCCCTTGCCCCGACGCCTGCCCGCGACCGAACAGACGAAGCCGCCGTTCTTGACGCTCGCTCTTGTGACGGGGTATTCCTCCGCCCCGCTCTTCGTGTTCGTGGTGCGCAGCCCGAGGTAGGGGAATTCCCCCAGCGTCTCGTCGTAGAAGAAGCAGACGTACGCGGGCGTGATCTCGTCGGTGGAGATCTGGTCGCGCAGGCGGGCGCGCAGTTCCTCGCTCAGTTCCAGGTCCAGTCCCTCGTAGAGCTGGGCGCGCACGAGGGCGGTGTCGTCGGCCAGGTACAGCACTCGCCCGCGCACGTCGAGGGTCGCGGGTCGCTTGGGCGTCGGGCGGGTGAGGAGGTCCCCGGCCATCCGCGCCTCAGCTGAAGTCGACGCCGAAGAGCACCGCGATGATGATCGCGGCCACGGCGAAGGGCGCCACGAAGCGGATGAAGAAGCGCCACGCGCCGTAGTGGAACCAGCGCGGTTGGGTGCCGTCCTCGAGCTCGCCTCGGGTCGCCTCGCGGGTCATGAACCATCCCGCCGCCAGCGTGATAAAGAACCCGCCTGTTGGCAGCATCCAGTTCGACACGAAATGGTCGGCGTTGGCAAACCACCCCACCTTCCCGCCGCCAAAGAACGGGACGCTCATGGTCGAGAGAAGCCCTCCGCCCTCGACACCCAGGAGCCCGGGGATCGATAGCACGGCGAGAGTGGTGAACGCGAAGATGGCCGCCCCAGCGCTGATCGTGGCCTTGTGGCGAGTCAGGCGCCGCTCGTCGATCAGGTACGCCGAAACCACTTCGAGCAGCGAAATGGTCGAGGTGAGCGCGGCCAGCGCCACCAGAACATAGAAGAGTGGACCGAGCACCACGCCGAAGGGAACCTCGCTGTAGAAAAGCTGGGGCAGCGAGATGAAGAGCATCCCCACCGTTGAGCCGCCTACCTCGTCGCGCATCCCGGCCACCGAGAAGATCACCGAGAACATGACCACGGTTGCGACCAGGGCAATCAGCGTGTCGAGCGCCACGATCGCGCCGGACGCCTTCACGACCGAGTGCTTGCGCGAGATGTACGACCCGTAGGTGATCATCGCGCCCATTCCGAGCGAAAGAGTGAAGAATGAGTGGCCGAGCGCCTCGAGGATCGCCCCCCTCTCCAGCTCCGCGAAGTTGGGCCGAAAGATGTGGTTGAGCGCCTCGCCCGCTCCGCTCATGCCCAGTGCGCTCACCAACATGAGGAGCAGGATGCCGAAAAGGATGGGCAGGAAGATCCGCGCGATCCGCTCGATCCCCTTGCTCACGCCGAAATAGACCACTGCGATGGTTCCGAGGCTGAACCCCAGGGAGAGCAGCAACTGCAGGCCGGTGTTGAGCGCCTGCGCGTTGAAGAGGTCACCGGCCGACATGTCGGCGGGGTAGCCGCCGAGGGTCCACCCGACCGTCTGCGTGAAGTAATAGAGCGACCACCCGGCGATGACCGTGTAGTAGCTGAGCAGGATGAAGCCGGCCAGCACGCCCCAGCCTCCCACCAGTGCCCCGAGCTTGCGTCCGCCGGGCCACTTCGACGCCACCGCTTCCTTCAGCGCGCCCACCGCGCTCTTCTGGCTGCGCCGCCCGATCAGCAGCTCGGCGATCATGATCGGCAGGCCGACTGCGGCGATGCAAATCAGGTACACGAGGACGAAGGCCCCGCCGTTGTTCTCCCAGGTGATGAACGGAAACTTCCACAGGTTGCCGAGGCCGATCGCGCTGCCGGTGGCGGCAAGCACGAGGCCTGCGTTGGAGCTCCAGTGGTCTCGCTGCTGTGACATGGCGTCTGCTCGGGGCTGGTCGTCCCGGTCATCGGGACGAGGGGTCGGGTCGAAGTTGCCGCGGGACGGCTCTATATTGCGCGCGGGACAAGGCGGTGCGCCAGTCATGACAGGCTGCGACGAGCGGGGACGCTCCCGCTCCGGCTGAGAGGTCCCGGCGTCCGGAACAGGGAGATACTCATGAGCCATTCGAGGGTTCGGCATGCGGCCCGCGCGCTTGGCGCGGCGTGCTTCCTGGGCGGGTTGGTCATCGGTTGCGGGGGAGGAGAGAACGACTCTCCGGACGACGCGTTGCGCGTCGCGCTGCTGACGTCCGGGCCTGTGAGCGACGCCGGATGGTACGCGGGGGCGTACGAAGGCCTGCTGCTGATCGAGGAGTCGCTCGGGGCGCGGATCAGCCATCAGCAGACCCGCTCGCCCGCCGAGTTCGACGAGGCCTTCTTCTCGTATGGTTCCTCGGGCTACGACCTGGTTTTCGCCCACGGCTTCGAGTACCAGGACGCGGCGTTGCGCGCCGGCGAGGAGTTCCCGGACCTGACCATCGTCGTCTCCAGCGGGGGTCGGATTTCGGACAACGTGCGGTCGCTGATCTTCCGCCTGGAGGAGGGCAGCTATCTCGCCGGCATGATGGCGGGAGGCCTCACCCGGTCACGGGTGGTGGGGATGGTCGGGGGCGTGGCGATTCCGCCCGCCCAGGGGACCTTCCGCGCCTTCGAGGCGGGGGCGCGTTCCATCGACCCGGACATCGAGGTGCTGGAGGCCTTCATCGGCAGTTGGGACGACGTGGCGGCCGCCAGGGAGGCGGCAACGGCGCAACTGAACCGGGGCGCCGATGTCCTGGTGCACAACACGGACGCGGCCAGCTTCGGCGTGTTTCAGGCGGTTCGGGAGGCGAACGGGGACGAGAACCCGGTGTGGGCCATCGGCATGAACCGGGATCAGAACGACGTGGCCCCCGAGGTCATCGCGGGAAGTGCCGCCATCGACATCCCCAGGGCCTTCCTGGACGTGGCGAGCCGGTTCACGGCCGGGACGCTCCCCCCGGGGGCGCTCGATCTCAGTCTCGGCGAGGGCGTTGTGGACTTCATCGTCAACCCGGTGGCGCTCGACCGCATCCCCGCCGACCTGCTCGCGCGCATCGACGAGGCGAGGGTGGCCATCCGGGAGGGCATGCTGGAGGTGCCCCGGATCGAGTTCCTGGAGGAGGAACCCGGAGGCCCTTGAGGCCCATGGGCGGCGCCGCCGTCGAGATGCGGTCGGTGAGCAAGCGCTTCGGATCCATCGAGGCGCTTGCCGACGCGAATCTCAGCGCCCGGCCCGGGGAGGTTCATGCGCTGCTGGGAGAGAACGGCGCCGGCAAGACCACGCTCATGCGGGTGCTGTGCGGTGTGCTCCGTCCGGACGGCGGCGAAGTTCTGGTCGAGGGTCGCCGGTTGCGGCCGGGCGGTGCCCGCGCGGCGGCCGCGGCCGGGATCGGGATGGTGCACCAGCATTTCACCCTGGTGCCCAGTCTGACGGTCGCCGAGAACGTGGCGCTGGGGACGCGGGAGGGCAGCGGGTTCCATCTGGCGCTCGATCGCGTGCACGCCCGGCTCGCGGAACTGGAGCGGGTCACGGGGCTGCCGGTGGACCCCGGGGCTGCCGTGGCCGGTCTGTCGGTGGGCGCGAAACAGCGGGTGGAGATCCTGAAGGCGCTCTACCGGGATCCGCGCGTGCTGGTGCTGGACGAACCGACGACGGTGCTGGGACCGCAGGAGGTGGACTGGCTGTTCGGCGTGCTGCGCTCGCTGGTGGAGGAGGGACGCACGGTCCTGCTGATCGGGCACAAGCTGGACGAGATCCTGCGGGTAGCCGACCGGGTGACCGTGCTCCGGCGAGGGCGAACCGTGCTGGCGGAAGGGCGCGAAGCGGTGGACGCGCCCGGGCTGGCGCGGGCGATGATCGGCCGGGAGACGACCCCGGCGGCCCGGCCGGTACGAGTCGAAAGAGGGGAGCGGGTTGCGCTCCTGGAGGCGGTGGGGGTCCGGGGCGAAGACGGCCGCACGGCGGTGCGGGAAGTCACGCTGGAGGTGCACCGGGGCGAGATCGTGGGCATCGGCGGGGTGGAGGGCAACGGCCAGCGCGAGCTCGCTCTCGTGCTGTCGGGGAGGCTGCGCCCGGCTGCCGGCAGTGCGGACCTGCCGGCCACCGTCAGCCTGATCCCGCAGGACCGGGGCGCGGGCGGGCTGGTCCCGGGTTTCGACCTGGCCGAGAACACCGCGCTGGCCTTCCACGACACCGACGCGTACCGTCGCGGGCCGCTCATCGACTGGGCGGCGATGCGGCGCACCGCGCACGAGATCGTGACCGGATTCGATGTGCGGGCGCCGGGGTGGCGGGCGACGGCGCAGTCGCTCTCGGGCGGCAACCGGCAGAAGCTGCTGGTGGGCCGCGAACTGGCGCGCGCCCCCGACCTGCTGGTGGCGGAGAATCCGATGCGCGGGCTCGACATCGCAGCGGCCGCTTTCCTGCGCGACAAGCTCGTGGAGTTGAAGAGAGGCGGTCCGGGGATGGAGGAAGGCGGTGGGGCAGGTAGTCGGCCCGCGCGTGCGCCGCCGGGCATCGTGCTCTTCTCCACCGATCTGGACGAGGTGCTCGACCTGGCCGACCGGGTCTTCGTGCTCGTGCGCGGCCGGCTGATCGCCGTGCCGGAAGAGGAGCGCAACCCGGCGGGGATGGGCCGGCTGATGCTCGGCTCGGAGGGGGCGTGATCCACGCCGGGCGGACGGCGCGCCTGCCATGATCCGCCGGCTGTTGCGGCCGCGCCTCCGGTCGCGCTGGATCGGCCCGCTGGCGGCCGGCTCAGTGGCGCTCCTGACTGCGGCGCTGCTGGCGGCTGCTGGGCTGGCCCTAG encodes:
- a CDS encoding aconitase family protein, producing MAGDLLTRPTPKRPATLDVRGRVLYLADDTALVRAQLYEGLDLELSEELRARLRDQISTDEITPAYVCFFYDETLGEFPYLGLRTTNTKSGAEEYPVTRASVKNGGFVCSVAGRRRGKGSSREQSPYAELMAGIRVVVSESIERIYNENCQNLGVLTTTDFGVAERIARGEPLRLEEFTRGKDDITRQIIEYGGLFEFNVARMQGRATVPAPSADPGASGASPPMTLAEKIFARHWVVDPAGGQVGVDAVTPGEAGFFRTDIRFSHEYVTPMAAIFFEQKMGPAGRVRDPDSVLFFRDHLTFLHKAMSQERIEEGLLEVANQLEVKQREFAEKQGIRLYGEQMGHRMGSVAICHSKILEDYAEPGMLIIGSDSHTPHAGAIGALAFGVGTTAIFNSWITRDVRVQVPPSFKVEISGTPAEGVTAKDYMLEILRHPYIRDGHAIGQIIEYAGPAVEALPVDERATMTNMAAEVGAFTGLVAADGRSVEYLVAERGMERERAEALARDMHSDPGANYVRVIEIDASDIQPMAALPNDPGNGVPLDDLEPDRIRIDIAYAGSCTAGKKEDMDMYARVFSEMHDRWGLGVHPDVECFIQCGSTDVREYCRERGYLDLFRRIGATFIEPGCGACINAGPGVTRRPDEVSISSQNRNFPGRSGPGQLYLASPYSVAASAVAGYVTAWKPGARPRPVEMTRRLAG
- a CDS encoding sodium-dependent transporter; the encoded protein is MSQQRDHWSSNAGLVLAATGSAIGLGNLWKFPFITWENNGGAFVLVYLICIAAVGLPIMIAELLIGRRSQKSAVGALKEAVASKWPGGRKLGALVGGWGVLAGFILLSYYTVIAGWSLYYFTQTVGWTLGGYPADMSAGDLFNAQALNTGLQLLLSLGFSLGTIAVVYFGVSKGIERIARIFLPILFGILLLMLVSALGMSGAGEALNHIFRPNFAELERGAILEALGHSFFTLSLGMGAMITYGSYISRKHSVVKASGAIVALDTLIALVATVVMFSVIFSVAGMRDEVGGSTVGMLFISLPQLFYSEVPFGVVLGPLFYVLVALAALTSTISLLEVVSAYLIDERRLTRHKATISAGAAIFAFTTLAVLSIPGLLGVEGGGLLSTMSVPFFGGGKVGWFANADHFVSNWMLPTGGFFITLAAGWFMTREATRGELEDGTQPRWFHYGAWRFFIRFVAPFAVAAIIIAVLFGVDFS
- a CDS encoding BMP family protein, with the protein product MSHSRVRHAARALGAACFLGGLVIGCGGGENDSPDDALRVALLTSGPVSDAGWYAGAYEGLLLIEESLGARISHQQTRSPAEFDEAFFSYGSSGYDLVFAHGFEYQDAALRAGEEFPDLTIVVSSGGRISDNVRSLIFRLEEGSYLAGMMAGGLTRSRVVGMVGGVAIPPAQGTFRAFEAGARSIDPDIEVLEAFIGSWDDVAAAREAATAQLNRGADVLVHNTDAASFGVFQAVREANGDENPVWAIGMNRDQNDVAPEVIAGSAAIDIPRAFLDVASRFTAGTLPPGALDLSLGEGVVDFIVNPVALDRIPADLLARIDEARVAIREGMLEVPRIEFLEEEPGGP
- a CDS encoding ABC transporter ATP-binding protein, encoding MGGAAVEMRSVSKRFGSIEALADANLSARPGEVHALLGENGAGKTTLMRVLCGVLRPDGGEVLVEGRRLRPGGARAAAAAGIGMVHQHFTLVPSLTVAENVALGTREGSGFHLALDRVHARLAELERVTGLPVDPGAAVAGLSVGAKQRVEILKALYRDPRVLVLDEPTTVLGPQEVDWLFGVLRSLVEEGRTVLLIGHKLDEILRVADRVTVLRRGRTVLAEGREAVDAPGLARAMIGRETTPAARPVRVERGERVALLEAVGVRGEDGRTAVREVTLEVHRGEIVGIGGVEGNGQRELALVLSGRLRPAAGSADLPATVSLIPQDRGAGGLVPGFDLAENTALAFHDTDAYRRGPLIDWAAMRRTAHEIVTGFDVRAPGWRATAQSLSGGNRQKLLVGRELARAPDLLVAENPMRGLDIAAAAFLRDKLVELKRGGPGMEEGGGAGSRPARAPPGIVLFSTDLDEVLDLADRVFVLVRGRLIAVPEEERNPAGMGRLMLGSEGA